In Methanosarcina siciliae T4/M, one genomic interval encodes:
- a CDS encoding PAS domain S-box protein codes for MSESNKVLKKSKCDNVKGTSGAFQAPGPEVFENPGATSVLHENDFFVKTILDAMVNPVCYKDKNGVYLGVNEIFARQIAGLPEKEIVGSTLLEGALKVVEKFPERAFLEGESLLECVKEWERDDIELLKKGGKHTREYKGICADGVRRVFLVNKSTFSNEIGEVRGLITVLQDITDRDEVQRTLREKGKKYRFITEQTELIIYEFDFESNTGNLDGAVEEVTGYFAKDFQSIPPQVWMGYLHPEELDQVNENVTKIQKEGGKYRQEFRFRKKDGTYFYAEDRGVCLLDESGRPYKLLGIIKDVTERKLAHERIQKSEERYRSFIENFKGIAFQADENFVPNFLHGALEAITGYTEEEFMSRVQWKDVIDPKYLPLVIEEENKLRKIPGVFTVEMEYRIRDKRGETKWVHETCQKIPGRAGKPEIHQGVIYDITERKRAEETLAKVDAARKKEIHHRIKNNLQVISSLLDLQAENFSKHQVCKTPEVVEAFKESQDRVISIALIHEELHENGETDTLDFSPYLEKLVDTLFQTYRLGNTRITLKKELEKNILFDMDVAVPLGLIVNELVSNSLKHAFSGRDSGEIYIKLCRENNSEHVVGLCAENITQARRETGFILTISDNGTGISDNIDMENSDSLGLQLVNILVEQLEGEMEVKREKGTEFTIKISTAEKE; via the coding sequence TTGAGCGAGTCCAACAAGGTTCTGAAAAAATCAAAATGTGATAACGTCAAAGGAACTTCAGGTGCATTTCAGGCCCCAGGTCCTGAAGTTTTCGAAAATCCGGGAGCGACATCTGTGTTACATGAAAACGATTTCTTTGTAAAAACCATACTTGATGCAATGGTAAATCCTGTTTGTTACAAGGACAAGAATGGGGTTTATCTTGGAGTGAATGAAATTTTTGCCAGGCAGATCGCAGGGCTTCCGGAAAAAGAGATTGTCGGATCTACGCTTCTTGAAGGAGCCCTAAAGGTTGTTGAAAAGTTTCCTGAAAGGGCTTTTCTGGAAGGGGAATCTCTGCTCGAGTGCGTAAAGGAATGGGAAAGGGACGATATTGAACTCCTCAAAAAAGGTGGAAAACATACTCGTGAATATAAAGGAATCTGCGCAGACGGTGTAAGAAGGGTTTTTCTGGTAAACAAATCAACTTTCAGCAACGAAATAGGGGAGGTCCGGGGGCTTATAACAGTATTGCAGGACATTACTGATCGCGATGAAGTCCAGAGAACCCTTCGGGAGAAGGGGAAAAAATACCGCTTTATCACGGAACAGACCGAACTGATCATATACGAGTTCGATTTCGAAAGCAATACTGGAAACCTGGATGGGGCTGTTGAAGAAGTCACTGGATATTTTGCTAAGGATTTTCAGAGTATTCCCCCTCAGGTCTGGATGGGATACCTTCATCCCGAGGAGCTGGACCAGGTAAACGAAAATGTCACAAAAATCCAGAAAGAGGGGGGAAAGTACAGGCAGGAGTTCAGGTTCAGGAAAAAAGATGGAACTTACTTCTATGCCGAAGATAGAGGAGTTTGCCTGCTGGATGAAAGTGGTAGACCTTACAAACTTCTTGGTATAATAAAGGATGTAACCGAGAGAAAGCTTGCTCATGAAAGAATACAAAAAAGTGAAGAAAGGTACCGGTCATTTATCGAAAATTTTAAAGGTATTGCTTTTCAGGCAGATGAAAACTTTGTTCCTAATTTTCTGCACGGAGCCCTGGAAGCAATTACAGGTTATACTGAAGAAGAGTTCATGTCTCGAGTCCAGTGGAAGGATGTCATAGACCCCAAATACCTGCCTCTGGTCATTGAGGAAGAGAATAAACTCAGGAAGATTCCCGGGGTCTTTACAGTAGAAATGGAGTACAGGATAAGGGACAAGAGAGGGGAAACAAAATGGGTTCATGAAACCTGCCAGAAAATCCCTGGCAGGGCTGGAAAGCCCGAAATACACCAGGGCGTAATTTATGATATTACTGAAAGGAAAAGGGCAGAGGAAACTCTTGCAAAGGTGGATGCTGCCCGTAAAAAGGAAATTCACCACAGAATAAAGAACAACCTGCAGGTAATCTCTTCCCTCCTGGACCTTCAGGCTGAAAATTTCTCTAAACATCAGGTGTGTAAGACTCCGGAAGTTGTCGAAGCTTTCAAGGAAAGTCAGGACAGAGTGATATCCATTGCTCTCATCCATGAAGAACTGCATGAAAATGGGGAAACCGATACCCTGGACTTTTCACCTTACCTTGAAAAACTCGTTGATACCCTTTTCCAGACTTACAGGCTTGGAAACACCAGGATAACCCTGAAAAAGGAACTTGAAAAGAATATCTTGTTTGATATGGATGTTGCAGTCCCCTTAGGTTTGATCGTCAACGAACTTGTTTCAAATTCCTTGAAACACGCATTTTCAGGCAGGGACAGTGGAGAAATATACATCAAACTTTGCAGGGAAAACAATTCCGAGCACGTAGTGGGACTCTGTGCGGAAAACATAACTCAAGCCCGTAGAGAAACCGGGTTTATCCTTACCATCTCTGATAACGGAACTGGCATTTCGGACAACATTGATATGGAAAATTCCGACTCTCTTGGTCTTCAGCTTGTAAACATACTTGTGGAACAGCTGGAAGGTGAGATGGAAGTGAAAAGGGAAAAAGGAACAGAATTTACTATAAAGATAAGTACTGCAGAGAAAGAGTAA
- a CDS encoding cation diffusion facilitator family transporter yields MEQEERFEKAVQVTGVGLLVNLGLTLFKLFAGILGNSAAMVADAVHSLSDFLTDIVVIFGFKVAKKPVDKSHNYGHGKIETLSASLVGLMLFVVAGEILLYGLRRTLLFAQGGALEQPALIALYAALLSVLSKEFMYHYTILQARKINSMALTANAWHHRSDALSSLCTLAGIGAAIFLGGKWVVLDPLMAVFLSFIILNVALKIFRSSINELIEASLDEETEGQIREIIRNTEGVKALSNLKTRRIGNNIAVDIRIKVDNALDIGEANRISIHVEHNLKKTFGPYTYVLVKAEPYEREPAGNPEDGKIPEHPILSEKHDICLRKQPIKKGKNNRL; encoded by the coding sequence ATGGAACAAGAAGAAAGGTTTGAAAAGGCTGTTCAGGTTACGGGTGTCGGGCTTTTAGTTAACCTCGGGCTAACTCTTTTTAAGTTATTTGCAGGAATTCTCGGGAACAGTGCGGCAATGGTAGCAGACGCTGTCCATTCCCTATCGGATTTTCTGACTGACATTGTGGTAATCTTTGGCTTCAAGGTCGCAAAAAAACCGGTGGATAAAAGCCACAACTACGGGCACGGAAAAATTGAAACTCTCAGTGCAAGCCTTGTAGGGCTCATGCTTTTTGTGGTTGCAGGAGAGATTTTACTTTACGGGCTCCGGAGGACTCTGCTGTTTGCCCAGGGAGGGGCCCTTGAGCAGCCCGCCCTTATTGCTCTTTATGCAGCTCTGCTGTCCGTGCTCTCAAAAGAGTTCATGTACCATTATACAATCCTGCAGGCCCGTAAAATCAACAGTATGGCTCTAACTGCAAACGCCTGGCACCACCGTTCGGATGCTTTATCTTCGCTCTGCACCCTGGCAGGGATCGGGGCTGCAATCTTTCTAGGAGGAAAATGGGTTGTGCTCGACCCCCTTATGGCGGTCTTTCTGAGCTTCATCATCCTGAATGTCGCCCTGAAGATATTCCGCAGCAGCATAAACGAACTCATAGAAGCCTCCCTTGACGAAGAAACCGAAGGTCAGATCAGGGAGATCATCCGGAATACCGAAGGAGTAAAAGCCCTATCAAACCTCAAGACCCGGAGGATAGGAAATAACATTGCTGTGGATATCCGCATTAAAGTTGATAATGCCCTGGACATAGGAGAGGCAAACCGGATTTCCATCCACGTTGAACATAACCTGAAAAAAACCTTCGGGCCCTATACCTATGTCCTTGTGAAGGCCGAACCCTATGAACGCGAACCCGCAGGAAACCCCGAGGACGGGAAAATTCCCGAACATCCGATACTATCTGAAAAACACGACATATGCCTGCGAAAGCAACCGATAAAAAAAGGTAAAAACAATAGATTATAA
- a CDS encoding sulfatase-like hydrolase/transferase produces MMRRIRNFKPFSILALLTTLLIFSAAFPVPASALTEVEVTPINTPDGAVVLIVDGLSAPFIYPELTPYALDGTSLEKARLENIPEISEKSARILKLSVPQTFTEGGHSVLVTGNPDADSEFISFKDANIFDILRENGYLCIAVMEKGDSWSICAEQDAVLRDENNSIKNIKIVLEQNEHSGDCTVPSGLLQLMEEEADKAPGYVTSKETRERYNGYNRWGIETACSVVEYMEKNRPEQKYLLTVNVGAVDMSGHYRGNYGYIDCIESLDSELLPLYTLCEKNNLAFVLTADHGMAFSADGSKGGHQSEKYSGSDEAQLIPLIIYTQDVESGVIRGEFGQKDFAPTLLGILDIPDRPRFAKGEQILLTGHVNLKVLLPEKGTVELRKDGKTHGTAGNDDRFIFLGLEPEKSYTIRVELDSGKSLDVEEKEIFLETDSVIDFGEEGTGKEKSEYPSVESKEEISSAGVLGEENSFFGRKSSYLIGYILIGAINLAGFFIIMKILKKG; encoded by the coding sequence ATGATGCGTAGAATCCGAAACTTCAAACCATTTTCAATTCTGGCTTTACTTACGACTCTGCTGATTTTTTCTGCAGCATTTCCGGTTCCTGCCTCCGCACTTACCGAAGTTGAGGTAACCCCTATCAACACCCCCGACGGGGCAGTCGTGCTGATCGTTGACGGCTTGAGCGCCCCTTTTATCTATCCCGAGCTTACGCCGTATGCACTTGACGGGACATCCCTTGAAAAAGCCAGGCTTGAGAATATTCCGGAGATAAGCGAGAAAAGTGCACGGATTCTCAAGCTAAGTGTTCCGCAGACTTTTACCGAAGGGGGGCATTCGGTCCTTGTTACCGGAAACCCGGATGCGGATAGCGAGTTCATCAGCTTCAAAGATGCAAACATTTTCGATATTTTACGCGAGAATGGCTATCTATGTATCGCAGTAATGGAAAAAGGAGATTCCTGGTCGATCTGCGCCGAACAGGATGCGGTTCTAAGGGATGAAAATAACTCTATAAAAAACATAAAAATCGTGCTTGAGCAGAATGAACATTCCGGAGATTGTACGGTTCCTTCCGGGCTTTTGCAGCTGATGGAAGAGGAAGCTGATAAGGCCCCGGGATATGTCACATCAAAAGAGACGAGGGAACGATATAACGGGTATAACAGGTGGGGCATTGAAACCGCCTGCTCTGTTGTGGAATACATGGAAAAAAACAGGCCCGAGCAAAAATACCTGTTAACCGTAAATGTAGGGGCAGTTGATATGAGCGGGCACTACCGGGGCAACTACGGATATATCGACTGCATCGAAAGCCTTGATTCCGAACTTTTGCCCCTCTATACCCTCTGTGAGAAAAACAACCTTGCTTTTGTCCTGACTGCTGACCACGGGATGGCTTTTTCGGCAGATGGTTCCAAAGGCGGACACCAATCAGAAAAATACTCAGGTTCGGATGAAGCGCAACTGATCCCGCTCATCATATATACGCAGGACGTTGAGAGCGGGGTCATTAGAGGAGAATTCGGACAGAAGGACTTTGCACCGACCCTGCTCGGGATTCTTGATATCCCGGACAGGCCCCGGTTTGCCAAAGGAGAACAGATCCTGCTTACAGGACACGTAAACCTTAAAGTCCTGCTTCCGGAAAAAGGAACCGTAGAACTCAGAAAAGACGGAAAGACTCACGGAACCGCAGGAAATGATGACAGGTTTATTTTTCTCGGGCTTGAGCCGGAGAAATCCTATACGATAAGGGTTGAGCTTGATTCCGGGAAGAGCCTGGATGTAGAGGAAAAGGAGATTTTTCTTGAAACAGACTCAGTTATTGATTTTGGCGAAGAAGGGACCGGGAAAGAGAAAAGCGAATACCCTTCGGTGGAATCAAAAGAAGAAATTAGTTCTGCAGGGGTTTTAGGAGAAGAAAATTCGTTTTTTGGCAGGAAATCAAGTTACCTTATAGGATATATCCTTATAGGAGCAATAAACCTTGCAGGGTTTTTTATCATCATGAAAATTTTGAAAAAAGGCTGA
- a CDS encoding acylphosphatase yields the protein MTTEETVRAKIFVSGRVQGVGFRRFARNAAERFGVDCNPKNLRDGRVFVLAEGRTESLELLINELRKGPIFAHVEDVDVTFEKALGNVYELS from the coding sequence GTGACCACTGAAGAAACTGTGCGGGCGAAAATCTTTGTATCCGGAAGGGTACAGGGCGTTGGTTTTCGAAGGTTTGCAAGAAACGCTGCCGAACGTTTTGGAGTGGACTGCAACCCTAAGAACCTCAGGGACGGAAGGGTTTTTGTTCTCGCGGAGGGAAGAACGGAATCTCTTGAGCTTCTCATCAATGAGCTTCGGAAAGGACCGATTTTTGCCCACGTAGAAGACGTTGATGTAACTTTTGAAAAGGCTCTGGGGAACGTGTACGAGCTTTCCTGA
- a CDS encoding PAS domain S-box protein — protein MISFKSVAVDKPERRLKGRIDELEKSKRELWARLLEYKHSEKAMSKSEKKFEYTPPKGKEYRFNTQIADNGVTSVLAISCDITDRKEAKTRLKENEKNLAEAQKIAHPENRNWNTMTHESYRSEDIYQIFRYSPQKFGASYDAFLSYMYPKDQDYVDNAVSGTLDGKPYGIDHRIILTSGEEQIVYEEDEVTCAKEKMRNSGIDIVGDIPWGTHFCQFYQTKEDLTDVLVPYFKAGLENNEFCMWVTSQPLDVKDAKEALKRVVPDIDDYLEKGQIEIIPYTHLYVQEDSFDSERILNGWIEKLNQALEDGYEGLRLSGNTFWLEKEDWEDFVDYEEGVDRVIGNYRMIALCTYCLERCNATEIIDVVINHQFALIKKEGKWEQIESSKRKRAEETALQAAKDWKYTFDAVPDLIAIIDTEYRVVRANRAMAAKLGMTPEECVGLTCYRAIHETNEPPSFCPHRQLLQDGTEHITEVFGNCLEGYFLVNALPLQDSEGKIVGSVHVAHDISERKQAEEALIRSENEFRTLAENSPDLIARFDRQNRHLYVNPVSVEIYGHPQEKVIGKTHSELGRDPEQIKFWEEHHERVFATGKPETVEFQYTSPQGEEYYFNTRIVPEFVDGEVASVLAISRDITDIKEATIRLKETLDNLEELVEDRTAQLEKAYRLLKKSEKSLAEAQKIAHLGNWNWNIVTEELYWSDEIYRIFGCAPQEFIATYDIFLSYVHPDDRENVENAIKEALNGKTYSIDYRIVLASGEERIVHGQGKVFFDEDVPVRMMGIVQDITGRKKAEKALESANAYNRSLIEASLDPLVTIGSDGKITDVNKATELITGYNRCELIGTDFSDYFTEPEKAKEGYKQAFREGLVRDYALEIHHRDGNITPVLYNASVYRDEDGEVIGVFAAARDVTELKKAEEKIQTLANVVESSNDAIITESLGGIITSWNKGAEQVYGYMAEEVIGKNMSILEPDNLKREIKQLVDRVKQGKKVQHHETLRVKKDGTIVNISVTLSPVFDVSGKLVAISNIAGDITEKKISENLLHEKQMADVANRTKNDFLANMSHELRTPLNSVIGFSDMLYGQVYGELNQKQMRAVGNVSSSGKHLLNLINGILDLSKIEANKMELNYREFELATKIDLIRNVLHPLADKKNIDIEIDMDSELTRICADEEKFTRIMYNLVDNAIKFSYENSLVKIGVRKKDNLVEITVTDTGIGIKTEDHHKLFKPFSQVNAFYSKKFQGTGLGLSLVKQIVNLHGGYVWFRSEQGEGSTFAFAIPITSKMKVLACYH, from the coding sequence ATGATTAGTTTTAAAAGCGTAGCTGTTGACAAACCGGAGAGAAGGCTAAAAGGACGGATTGATGAGCTGGAAAAATCAAAAAGAGAGTTATGGGCCAGGCTTCTCGAATATAAACACTCCGAAAAAGCCATGAGCAAATCGGAAAAAAAATTCGAATATACACCACCCAAGGGAAAAGAATACCGTTTTAATACACAAATAGCTGATAACGGGGTTACTTCCGTTCTTGCTATTTCCTGCGATATCACAGACAGAAAAGAAGCAAAAACCAGGCTGAAAGAAAATGAAAAAAATCTTGCAGAAGCTCAAAAAATAGCTCATCCTGAAAACCGGAACTGGAACACTATGACCCATGAATCATACCGGTCAGAGGACATCTATCAGATTTTCAGGTATAGCCCTCAGAAATTTGGGGCAAGTTACGATGCGTTTTTGAGTTACATGTACCCGAAAGATCAGGATTATGTGGACAATGCCGTAAGCGGAACTCTGGACGGAAAACCTTACGGTATTGACCACAGGATTATCCTGACCAGCGGAGAAGAACAAATAGTCTATGAAGAGGACGAAGTTACTTGTGCAAAAGAAAAAATGAGAAATTCTGGTATTGATATTGTTGGAGATATTCCCTGGGGGACACATTTCTGCCAGTTTTACCAGACAAAAGAAGATTTGACGGATGTACTTGTCCCTTACTTTAAAGCAGGGCTGGAAAACAATGAGTTCTGCATGTGGGTTACATCGCAACCTCTGGATGTGAAAGATGCAAAAGAAGCCCTGAAGAGGGTTGTTCCTGACATCGATGATTACCTGGAGAAAGGGCAAATCGAGATTATTCCTTACACTCACCTGTATGTACAGGAGGATTCTTTCGATTCGGAGAGAATTCTGAATGGGTGGATTGAAAAACTTAATCAAGCCCTTGAAGATGGCTATGAAGGTTTGAGGTTGAGCGGGAACACTTTCTGGCTGGAAAAAGAAGACTGGGAAGATTTTGTTGATTATGAAGAAGGAGTGGACAGAGTCATCGGTAATTACCGGATGATAGCACTGTGTACCTATTGTCTTGAAAGGTGTAACGCAACCGAGATTATCGATGTGGTCATCAACCACCAGTTTGCTTTGATTAAAAAGGAAGGAAAATGGGAGCAGATCGAGAGCTCCAAACGCAAGAGAGCAGAAGAAACTGCACTTCAAGCCGCGAAAGATTGGAAATATACCTTTGATGCCGTGCCGGACCTGATAGCCATAATCGACACCGAATACAGAGTCGTCCGTGCAAACAGGGCCATGGCGGCAAAATTGGGGATGACACCTGAAGAGTGTGTGGGGCTAACCTGTTATCGTGCCATCCATGAGACGAATGAACCCCCTTCTTTTTGTCCACACAGGCAGTTGCTTCAGGACGGGACTGAGCACATAACAGAGGTCTTTGGGAACTGCCTTGAAGGCTATTTCCTGGTAAATGCCTTACCTCTTCAGGATTCCGAAGGAAAAATCGTTGGGAGCGTTCATGTTGCCCATGATATCAGTGAACGCAAGCAGGCTGAAGAAGCACTGATAAGAAGTGAGAACGAATTCCGCACGTTGGCTGAAAACTCTCCTGACCTGATCGCTCGTTTTGACAGACAAAACCGCCACCTGTATGTTAATCCAGTGTCTGTGGAAATTTATGGCCACCCCCAGGAAAAAGTAATTGGAAAAACTCACAGTGAACTGGGAAGAGATCCTGAACAGATAAAGTTCTGGGAAGAACACCATGAAAGGGTTTTTGCCACAGGGAAACCCGAAACAGTAGAATTCCAGTATACTTCACCCCAGGGAGAGGAATACTATTTCAATACGCGGATAGTGCCTGAGTTTGTTGACGGGGAAGTTGCTTCCGTTCTTGCCATTTCCCGCGACATCACCGACATAAAAGAAGCAACGATCAGGCTGAAAGAAACGCTCGATAATTTAGAAGAACTGGTTGAAGACCGGACAGCTCAGCTTGAAAAAGCGTACCGGTTATTGAAAAAAAGTGAAAAAAGTCTTGCAGAAGCTCAAAAAATAGCTCATCTTGGAAACTGGAACTGGAATATTGTGACCGAAGAATTATACTGGTCTGATGAAATCTACAGGATTTTCGGGTGCGCTCCTCAGGAATTTATAGCAACTTACGATATATTTTTGAGTTATGTGCACCCGGACGATAGAGAAAATGTGGAAAATGCCATAAAAGAAGCTTTAAACGGAAAAACTTACAGTATTGACTACCGGATTGTCCTGGCCAGTGGAGAAGAGCGGATAGTCCATGGGCAGGGCAAGGTTTTTTTTGATGAGGATGTACCTGTCCGAATGATGGGAATAGTTCAGGACATCACCGGGAGGAAAAAAGCTGAAAAGGCGCTTGAGTCAGCTAATGCGTATAACCGTAGCCTGATTGAAGCCAGTCTTGACCCGCTGGTTACCATAGGTTCTGACGGGAAGATAACCGACGTGAATAAAGCTACCGAGCTGATTACAGGTTATAACAGATGCGAATTGATAGGAACCGATTTCTCGGATTACTTTACCGAACCTGAAAAAGCTAAAGAAGGGTATAAACAGGCATTCAGGGAAGGGCTGGTGCGAGATTACGCTCTGGAAATTCATCACAGAGACGGGAATATTACACCCGTATTGTATAATGCATCCGTGTATAGGGATGAAGACGGGGAAGTTATCGGGGTTTTTGCTGCAGCCCGTGATGTCACCGAACTTAAAAAAGCCGAAGAGAAAATTCAGACACTTGCGAATGTTGTTGAATCATCGAACGATGCTATTATAACCGAATCTCTTGGTGGTATTATTACCAGCTGGAATAAAGGGGCAGAGCAGGTTTATGGTTATATGGCTGAAGAAGTTATCGGCAAGAACATGTCTATACTCGAACCAGACAATCTTAAAAGGGAAATAAAGCAATTAGTTGACAGGGTTAAGCAGGGAAAAAAAGTTCAGCACCATGAAACATTACGGGTGAAAAAGGACGGTACAATAGTAAATATCTCAGTAACTCTTTCTCCGGTTTTCGATGTCTCCGGAAAGCTTGTTGCTATAAGTAATATTGCCGGAGATATTACGGAAAAGAAAATCTCGGAAAACCTGCTTCATGAAAAGCAAATGGCTGACGTTGCAAACCGTACCAAGAACGATTTTCTGGCAAATATGAGTCACGAACTTAGAACCCCCCTTAACTCAGTAATAGGTTTTTCTGACATGCTTTATGGGCAGGTATACGGAGAATTGAACCAAAAACAAATGAGAGCCGTAGGAAATGTCTCTAGCAGTGGGAAACATCTTCTGAACCTTATCAATGGCATCCTGGATCTTTCTAAAATAGAAGCAAACAAGATGGAGCTTAATTACAGAGAATTTGAACTTGCTACCAAGATTGACCTGATACGAAACGTTCTGCATCCCTTAGCAGATAAAAAGAATATCGACATTGAAATCGATATGGATAGCGAGCTTACCAGGATCTGTGCCGATGAGGAGAAGTTTACCCGGATAATGTATAACCTTGTAGATAATGCCATAAAATTTTCTTATGAAAATAGCCTTGTAAAAATAGGAGTAAGAAAAAAGGACAATCTGGTTGAAATAACGGTTACGGACACCGGAATAGGAATAAAAACCGAAGACCATCACAAACTTTTCAAGCCTTTCAGCCAGGTAAACGCCTTCTATTCAAAAAAATTCCAGGGAACCGGGCTCGGTCTCTCACTGGTCAAGCAGATTGTTAACCTGCATGGGGGTTATGTCTGGTTCAGAAGCGAGCAGGGAGAAGGGAGCACCTTTGCTTTTGCGATCCCGATAACATCAAAGATGAAAGTGTTGGCCTGCTACCATTAA
- a CDS encoding CooT family nickel-binding protein codes for MCELNIIMLRGEDREQIMDSVAKIQVEGHSIQLTGILGDKMTVEGSIKEINFSRGEALILSN; via the coding sequence ATGTGTGAACTCAACATAATTATGCTTCGTGGAGAAGACCGAGAGCAGATAATGGATTCTGTAGCAAAGATTCAGGTTGAGGGACATTCGATCCAGCTCACCGGAATCCTTGGGGATAAAATGACGGTTGAAGGTTCGATCAAGGAAATCAATTTCTCACGTGGGGAAGCCCTTATTCTGTCAAATTGA
- a CDS encoding type II glyceraldehyde-3-phosphate dehydrogenase, producing MAKAKIAVNGYGTIGKRVADAVQAQDDMEIIGISKTKPNYEAAVAHQLGYDIYAPAANLEAFEKAGMPAAGSVEEMIEKADLVVDCTPGGIGKSNKTLYEKAGVKAIWQGGEDHELAGYSFNAIANYEGAFGLDFVRVVSCNTTGLCRVIYPIDKAFGTKKVRVTLARRATDPNDIKKGPINAIVPNPIKLPSHHGPDVKTVIPHINITSAAMKIPTTLMHVHTVNMELKNECNVEDIVEVLGSQSRIRFVGQGITSTAEIMEVARDIKRPRNDMWENCVWTDSITMHEGELYFFQAIHQESIVVPENVDAIRAMMELESDGAKSILKTNKAIGL from the coding sequence ATGGCTAAAGCAAAGATTGCAGTAAACGGTTACGGAACAATTGGAAAAAGAGTTGCAGATGCCGTACAGGCTCAGGACGACATGGAAATCATAGGTATTTCCAAGACAAAACCAAACTATGAGGCTGCAGTAGCTCACCAGCTAGGGTATGACATCTATGCCCCTGCTGCCAACCTGGAAGCTTTTGAAAAGGCAGGAATGCCTGCTGCCGGGTCCGTTGAAGAAATGATAGAGAAGGCTGACCTGGTTGTGGACTGCACTCCTGGGGGGATTGGGAAATCCAATAAAACCCTGTATGAAAAAGCCGGAGTAAAAGCTATCTGGCAGGGCGGAGAGGATCATGAACTTGCCGGTTACTCTTTTAACGCCATCGCAAACTACGAAGGGGCTTTTGGTCTTGACTTCGTAAGGGTGGTTTCCTGCAATACCACGGGGCTCTGCAGGGTCATTTATCCAATAGACAAAGCTTTCGGGACAAAGAAGGTCAGGGTAACTCTTGCCCGGAGGGCAACAGATCCCAATGACATAAAGAAGGGCCCGATCAATGCAATCGTGCCGAACCCGATCAAACTGCCTTCCCACCACGGGCCTGATGTGAAGACCGTTATTCCTCACATCAATATTACCTCCGCCGCAATGAAAATCCCGACGACTCTCATGCACGTGCACACCGTAAACATGGAGCTAAAAAATGAATGCAATGTCGAGGATATCGTGGAAGTGCTCGGGTCCCAGTCCAGAATCCGTTTTGTCGGACAGGGCATTACCTCCACGGCCGAAATCATGGAAGTTGCCAGGGACATAAAGCGCCCAAGAAACGATATGTGGGAGAACTGCGTCTGGACGGATTCCATCACTATGCACGAAGGAGAGCTTTACTTCTTCCAGGCTATCCACCAGGAATCCATTGTGGTTCCTGAAAACGTGGATGCCATCCGCGCAATGATGGAGCTTGAAAGTGACGGCGCAAAATCAATCCTGAAAACAAACAAGGCCATTGGGCTCTGA
- a CDS encoding damage-control phosphatase ARMT1 family protein: MKMNPRCTYCLLSRVHFQSKLSTDDEDLISKTLQECLCVMNKYYNPEAVSSSVATKIHRKCYEVLEDSDPYKVTKNLINQVALKVLPVAREKIYENFPDDGELFRRAVLASVIANYFDFGIMGFDASEDKFEAAFLKLFDHGLDVDDTPKMLGLLKDVVYLADNCGEIFFDTIVFDVIKKLGGNITLVVRGGPILTDVTMEEVREFEIDKKVDRVMTTGSNAVGILVEEAPVELLEVMKDATLIISKGMANYETLSEHNFGPIAYLLLTKCECVAEDMGVEQGFSVAKLMNYP; the protein is encoded by the coding sequence ATGAAGATGAACCCACGATGCACCTACTGTTTACTTTCAAGAGTACATTTCCAATCAAAGCTTTCAACGGATGATGAAGATCTTATCAGCAAGACACTTCAGGAATGCCTTTGCGTAATGAACAAGTACTATAACCCTGAGGCGGTGTCATCATCCGTAGCTACTAAAATTCACAGGAAGTGCTATGAAGTCCTTGAGGACAGTGATCCTTATAAAGTCACAAAAAATCTCATCAACCAGGTTGCATTAAAGGTTTTGCCCGTAGCAAGAGAAAAAATTTATGAAAACTTTCCTGATGATGGGGAACTCTTCAGGCGGGCGGTGCTTGCGTCTGTTATTGCCAATTACTTTGATTTCGGAATTATGGGCTTTGATGCCAGCGAAGATAAATTTGAAGCGGCTTTTTTAAAACTTTTCGACCACGGGCTTGATGTTGACGATACCCCTAAAATGCTTGGGCTCCTTAAGGACGTTGTCTACCTCGCCGACAACTGTGGCGAGATCTTTTTTGATACGATTGTTTTCGACGTGATTAAAAAACTCGGTGGAAATATCACTCTGGTGGTCCGCGGAGGCCCCATCCTTACGGACGTTACCATGGAAGAAGTAAGAGAGTTTGAAATCGATAAAAAGGTCGACAGGGTGATGACTACAGGTTCAAACGCCGTAGGGATCCTTGTCGAAGAGGCCCCGGTCGAACTGCTTGAAGTAATGAAAGACGCAACCCTTATCATCAGCAAGGGCATGGCCAATTATGAGACCCTCTCCGAGCACAACTTCGGGCCGATCGCTTATCTTCTCCTCACAAAATGCGAATGTGTGGCTGAGGATATGGGGGTTGAACAGGGATTTTCGGTTGCAAAACTGATGAACTACCCCTGA